A genomic segment from Mus caroli chromosome 17, CAROLI_EIJ_v1.1, whole genome shotgun sequence encodes:
- the Rpl10a gene encoding 60S ribosomal protein L10a, protein MSSKVSRDTLYEAVREVLHGNQRKRRKFLETVELQISLKNYDPQKDKRFSGTVRLKSTPRPKFSVCVLGDQQHCDEAKAVDIPHMDIEALKKLNKNKKLVKKLAKKYDAFLASESLIKQIPRILGPGLNKAGKFPSLLTHNENMVAKVDEVKSTIKFQMKKVLCLAVAVGHVKMTDDELVYNIHLAVNFLVSLLKKNWQNVRALYIKSTMGKPQRLY, encoded by the exons ATGAG CAGCAAAGTCTCACGCGACACCCTGTACGAGGCGGTGCGGGAAGTCCTGCACGGGAACCAGCGCAAGCGCCGCAA GTTTCTGGAGACGGTGGAGCTGCAGATCAGCCTGAAGAACTACGACCCTCAGAAGGACAAACGTTTCTCGGGCACCGTCAG GCTCAAGTCTACCCCTCGCCCCAAGTTCTCGGTGTGCGTCCTGGGGGACCAGCAGCACTGTGATGAAGCCAAGGCCGTGGATATCCCCCACATGGACATCGAGGCGCTCAAGAAGCTTAACAAGAACAAGAAGTTGGTCAAGAAGCTGG CCAAGAAGTACGATGCCTTTTTGGCCTCCGAGTCTCTGATTAAGCAGATCCCACGTATCCTGGGCCCAGGCCTAAACAAGGCTGGCAAGTTCCCCTCCCTGCTGACACACAATGAAAACATGGTGGCCAAAGTGGATGAGGTGAAATCTACAATCAAGTTCCAGATGAAGAAG GTGCTGTGTCTGGCCGTCGCTGTCGGCCACGTGAAGATGACCGATGATGAGCTAGTCTACAACATTCATCTGGCTGTCAATTTCTTGGTGTCCTTGCTTAAGAAAAACTGGCAAAATGTGCGGGCTCTGTACATCAAGAGCACCATGGGCAAGCCCCAGCGTCTGTATTAG